The segment TCCTTTCCATCGGCATCGAGCCGATGAAAAGGAAAACCCAAAATAAGAGCTCTGGCTCATCAATCCCCGATGCCTATTGGGTTATGACGCTTTTTTCAGCGGATAGTCTTCCTGGTACAACGTTTCACTCTTCCATAGCGTGTACATCAGGATGAGCAGTTTACGGCTAACCGCCGTCACGCCAATCATTGGTTTTTTCTTCCGCTCCACTATCCTATTGTAAAATACTTTATGCTGGTTGCAGTATCTGGCGGTTGATAGAGAGGGCATGTACAGCGCCGCTCGAATGTGGCTATTCCCTTTCTTGCTAATTTTACTACGCCCCTTCCACTTTCCCGACTCTACAATTTTCACATCCAGCCCCGCGTAGCTGCAAAGCTGCCGAACGTTTCCGATCAGGGAAAATCCGTCCGTTTCCGCAGCCACTATGACCGCCGTCAACAGGCTCACGCCGGGGATAGAGGTTAGGTACGCCAGCTGATCCCTGAGCGCTTCATCTCCTTTGACGATGCTCGCAATCTCCTTTTCTATGCTTTTAATATTCGTATTCAGCTCCTGAATCATCGATTTCGTGCGCTTAAGGGTGCCCGCATTCGGTTCGTGGCTGTGCTTAAGCGCGTGCAGGCTATTCTTGA is part of the Acetobacteroides hydrogenigenes genome and harbors:
- a CDS encoding IS110 family RNA-guided transposase, with protein sequence MEQVIRTNVGLDMAKATFWASICVLTLRGEVECRGSREFSNSKKGFKELEKWIKEHDANRAELHFTMEATGVYHENMAHYLYGKQHHVHIVLPNKAKKFAESLDNKSKTDKLDAKALGQLGAERTLVGWSPASPTFKVLKSLTRERASLIAIRTQLKNSLHALKHSHEPNAGTLKRTKSMIQELNTNIKSIEKEIASIVKGDEALRDQLAYLTSIPGVSLLTAVIVAAETDGFSLIGNVRQLCSYAGLDVKIVESGKWKGRSKISKKGNSHIRAALYMPSLSTARYCNQHKVFYNRIVERKKKPMIGVTAVSRKLLILMYTLWKSETLYQEDYPLKKAS